Genomic DNA from Pleurodeles waltl isolate 20211129_DDA chromosome 1_2, aPleWal1.hap1.20221129, whole genome shotgun sequence:
gttcaacaagcattggtgaaaataACTCTATACAGTGCAACCAGCATTTGctaacatcaagtacatatcaaacattggcaatatctatcctgaaatgcagacagtacaatgacattacaagcaacccagtggtgctacatgcacatgattaaaacaacgcTCCTGAGGATtgtgacaaattaggcagagttgttgggtcctgacagCGGGTTCCTCAGGGGTACTCCTTAAACCATACTTTGTTTAATCTATATTTTCAATAGCTGGTGGGGTTTAATTcagacttttgtttttatttttgcctgcTATGCGGATAACACACAAATGCCGATCTCTGTGGACCAAAGGCATGGGGACACAGGTAAAACTTTTAATGAGTACATACAGGAGGTGACCATCTGGATGTTGGAGACTAATCAAAGTTAAAGTTGAGGCAACAGAATTACTGGTGATTGCTGGGGGAAAAGCCTCCTAATTTCCTATTgtatacattttggcctgtacaGGTGGGTTTCCCCTTCCCCAGTCCCTGGCGGCTGAGAATCAAGGGTTCAAATAGACCCAGAATTAACCCTATCTAAGTATGTGAGCAAGGGCTCTCCCATCTGCATCAACCTCATGAACGTGTGACATAAGATACTGTCTTTTCAACAATCCTTGGTGAACTCAATGCTCCGTTATTGTGatcttttgttactttattacaccTGGTGGTGATCGGAATTGGAACTGCATAGTTGACCTTGGACCTCCCTAATGTTCCTCAGCCTCCAAAGCAAGTAGATGACTGTGGACTGTGCTGGCTCCCTAAAGACAGTGTGTGGAATTTAAGGCCACATACCTGGTATTTGATGCATTTTACTCCTCGTGCCCTCATTGTTTAGGTGACAAAATCCAACCCTTTCATCGCTTCCAGGAGACTATGATCAGCTAATGCTCATCTACTGCTGGTCCATAGGTTTCAGAGGAAATAGGTGGGGAATGAGCAATTttggtgactgccaagctgttgaaTTCCTTACCCTTGGAACTTAGATTGCATAACAAAAAGAATTTCAAAAAGGCTTTTAAGACTTGGCTATTCCCCAAACATTAACTGACCTTCTTCTTCTCAAATAGTCTATTTGGATAGCTGCAGGATACCTGCAGCTTACCTCTTGAATGTTTACCTCTTGAATATTTATTCTCTGCCATTAAAGTGTACAGatttatatttatctgaagaaTGCTGTCCTTTAAAAATTTAGAATATTTTTTATCAGTTTTTATCTCAGCCAACTTCTTGCATGGATATACATGTTTAGTATGCTATTCTTATCTTCTTTATCTTACTTTTCACAATAACTTTTAATTTTAGCAGTTACCTTTTGTTTATTtccagggttccaggagatccctatgggctgcagcatttcttttgccacccatagggagctcagacaattcttacacaggactgccactgcagcctgagtgaaataacgttcaggttatttcacagccattttacactgcacttaagtaacttataagtcacctatatgtctaaccctcacttagtgaaggttaggtgcaaagttacttagtgtgagggcaccctggcactagccaaggtgcccccacattgttcagggaaatttccacggactttgtgagtgcggggacactattacatgcgtgcactacatatagggcaatacctatatgtagcgtcaccatggtaactctgaacatggccatgtaacatgtctaggatcatggaattttcaccccaataccattgtggtattgggggacaattccttgcatccccgggtctccagcatagagcccgggtactgccaaactaactttccagggttttctctgcagctaccactgctgccaatcctcagacaggtttccgccccccTGGGCCTGGgccgcccagtcccaggaaggcagaacaaaggattccttctagagagggtgttacaccctctccctttggaaataggtgtgaaagggcctgagaggagtagcctctcctggcctctggaaatgctttgaagggcacagatggtgcccccccttgcgtaagccagtctacaatggttcagggatcccccagccctgctctggcgtgaaactggacaaaggaaaggggagtgaccactcccctgaccagcacctcccaggggtgatgcccagagctcctccagtgtgtcccagacctctaccatcttggatgcagagatgtgggggcacaatggacagctctgattggccagtgccagcaggtgatgtcagagacccctcctgataggtgcttacctttatctgtagccaatcctcctctgagggctatttagggtctctcctgtgggtatctcaccagataacaagtgcaagagctcaccagagtttctcttcacttccctctttgacttctgccaaggatcgaccgctgactgctccgggatgcctgcaaaactgcaacaaagtagcaagaagactaccagcatcattgtagcgcctcatcctgacggctttctcgactgtttcctggtggtgcatgctctgaatggctgtctgccttcaccctgcactggaacgcaggaagaaatctcctgtgggtcgacggaatcttccccctgctaacgcaggcaccaaacttctccatcaccagtcctctgggtcccctctcatcttgacgagtgtggtccctggaacacaggagctggatccaagtgtccctgacagtccagtggtccttctgtccaaatttggtggaggtaagtccttgcctccccacgccagacagtaatcctgtgtactgcgtgaactgcagctgctcgggcttctgtacacttctgcaagacttacttcatgcacagcctagcccaggtccccagcactctgtcctgcattgcccaactcgctgagttggactccgactccgtgggaccctcttttgttgtgctgagttgaccgtcatgctcagatcttatgGACAcctattcaggtgcttctgcgggtgctgcctgcttctgcatgagctctctgtgttgctgagcaccccttctgtctcctcctcccaggggcgacctcctggtccttcctgggccatggcagcACAAAAAACCTTCaacctcgactcttgcagctagcaaggcttgtttgcagtctttctgcgtggaaacaactctgcatcctccagcacttcatgggacatcttctgagctaaggagaagttcctgtcaccttccgttgttgcagaatctttggcttcttccacccggaggcagcccttttgcaccttcatctggggtttagtgggctcctgccccccctggatacttgcgtgactcttggactttgtccccttcctttacaggtcctcaggtccaagaatccatcttcagtgctttgcagtcagttgttgtccttgcagaatcccccatctcgactttactgtctttctggggtagtagggcaactttactcctacttttcagggtcttggggtggggtatcgtggacacccttagtgttttcttatactcccagtgaccctctacacactacactaggcctggggcctaTTCGTGGTttgcgttccacttttggagtctatggtttgtgttgcccctaggcctaatgtctcttattgtattctattgtgtcctacagtgtttgcactacttttctaactgtttacttacctgattttggcttgtgtctgtattttacttacctcctaagggagtatatcctctgagatacttttggcatattgtcactaaaataaagtacatttatttttagtaactctgagtattgtgttttcttatgatatagtgctaagtgatgtaagtggtatagtaggggctttgcatgtctcctagttcagcctaagctgctctgctatagctacctctatcagcctaagctgctagaacacctctaatctactaataagggataactggacctggcacaaggtgtaagtactacaaggtacccactataagccaggccagcctcctacaaagcaagagagagaaaaacatgaaactgcaaaagaaggaggaagataaagatggaaaacattaccaaagggtaaAAGCAGGGGTGCAAGAGAACCTGCAAGAGTAACATAAAGATGCACAGAGCACCTTGTGGTGgaataaagaggcatgaagtggaatcaagacttTGCAGCCTTAGTATTCCACAATCCAAACATCCTTCAGTGCCAGCTGTGGTCAGGATAAAATATGCAAGGATACTTAGGGGTCCCTTCCAAGTTCCAAAGACTGACCAATCAGACAAGGCAGAGCAGTATGGCGAATTAGCTTGAGTTCTGTGGGGAATTTTGACCTGGTGGAAAAACTCATTTTAGGACAGCAAACTACAAGCTCTAGGGGCTGTCCAAGATTGGTTTCATAGTATCAGACCTGCTCAAGCCATCTGTGGCGGAACAATCTGGGGCTTTAAAATTCTATGTTTGCTCTCAACCAGGAGAAAGGAatatatcaattaccaatcactgCTCTTCATATATTCCAAACACTGAGGGGAATATTGACTAAAAGTTGTTAATCTGACAAGGACACATGACTCCAAATAGACTGTTAGATTTGTAGTTTGGAATCATACTTTGTAAATCTTAAACTTAATTGTGTGAATGTTAATTCAAAAATGCATACACTGGGAGCCTTCTTGAAGTGACTCAGACCTCCTGCATCTACTACATTTGCACCAAGGACACATCTTTGATATTTTTCTTATGATATGTCTGAAATAAAATATGACTAGCTGAAAGGAATTATAGGCAGTTTTTGCTGCACAGTTGGCATACTGCCTCTAATGTTTGAGACAGAACAAAGCGCAAACTAGCACTCAAGTGTGTCAATGGATGATCGTGATCTCCCACGAGGTTGCACCCTAAACTTTGATTAGTTGGGAAAGACTCCCTCTGAAAAGAAGCCCactattaaaaaatgtaaagtgtTTAAAGTGGTTGAGCAAGGACACCTATTACCCTTTATCATAAGAACGTTACACAGGGAGGACATAATTTAACTAGACCAAAGTATTAAGTCATGTTGGTGTGTCATATATCCATGTATTTGCTTTCTTCACTAGTCTTCAGTACATGATTTCCACAGAGACTTTACACATACAACTATTCATTGCACAAAATGTTAACTCTGGTACTTGTTACAGTTTGTTCAAATGTACAGTGTTCACATTCTATTTTAGTGCCAGAGGTGCCGGACAGGTAAGaaactaaggccaatatttatacttttttagcactgcatttgtgtaaattttatgtcaagaccggaggctcctattatgcgtttcttttcttgctttatttaatgagcagcagtcaagaaactacaaatcccataaggcttaacatctgtagccaatgggattaaaaagatagttcaaaacacacagaaccaatagtaaTTACGATATggcattatgacgtcacttgactgcaagcagccctcttttcttgctgctgcagtcgagATAAGTCGcattttcttttctccttgttaATACATTATCTGATATTTTAATGCTGTTGGTTTGTAAATATACTGTATTTTGGCCTTTGTCATGTTAGACGGCAAGTTGCCGCATGTTTATATCCGACTCCGACCACTCGTCaactgtatttttgttgtttggagctgaGCCCGTCAGCTCTCAATTTATTTCTGAATTTCAGCACGCGTCGCGTGCGTTCCGCTTTTAGGCATTCCTTTCATGCCTTTCCAGCTCACGGCAACTGCCGTCTGTTTACATTTCTTCCGGCCCTCTCTCAGAGGGTTTCCAGCCGTGCGCTCCAGCTGACGCCGGCTTTGTTTACTTTAGACGCACGGCGCGCGCGTTCAAAAATTCCGAACATTCTTTtgcctcaggcagcaaccgtcaCTCGGTTTGCTCCTGAGGCAGAGATGTTGTATATCAGAGCGCTTCTAACGGCATTCTTCTTTATTATCTAGAGCAACTTTAGTGGCTTCTTTTAGACCAGGGTTATTTTATTAACCCTTTCTAGTCCCTCTGCTTTCAAAAAGACTCCGTTTTTTCTCGCTTTTGGTCTCCTGacttttcaaaattaattttttcaattctattttattTCTACATATTTTACTGTCTTTAAAGACATAATGGAACCTGGCAATTCCTCTATGGAACAGAGTGTTTCCTCTGAACTGGAAGACATGAGACATGAACTTTGTGATTTCATCAGAAGCTCTGTCCATCAGGCAGTTTCTTCCTCattacaaaaattatcaaaaaatctggAGAATAGCCTTTCTAACTTAATTTCCAAatcggcccagactgcgggggaatgcagtacgCGTCCACCAGCGAAGCCAGATATGGGGACGCATATGGAAAGTGAGTCCTTCTCACGTAtgccagaggacgcggttcctcacaaggctcctgccaaggagtataacaatatggcGCCAAAATCTTCTCTAAAACGAAAATCTAAAGAACGCAATGTTCTCCCGGTTATTTCTCCAGTTATTCAAGATACAGACGAAGATATGCCTGATGTAGATTCAGATTCTTATTTATCTGATAAAGACGATGATGAGTCCTTTTCCATTCctccaaagaaaccaaaaataACCTCTGCTACCCCTTCTCTCTTTGACTCAGAGGGTTTTCCTATGTTCGATCCCTCTCAAATTCATCATCCCAATTCCACGGAGTGGTTTCCAGCGGACCATGTGGGTCGTTATGTGGCACAAAAACTATTTTCTCCACTAGACAAACAAACCAGGTCTAAATTAAAGTCTGAATGTCCTCGTCCCGTACTTTCCAACAAAGCCACTATCACTCCTACTATTGATGAacaaatgttgactttcttcaccAAACAAGGCAAGGACCCGCGCAAGGGCGTAGATAAAGCTTGGTCCTCTTGCCAAGATAAACTCTTAGATATTACTGGGCCTCTTACTAGAATTTTCGATCTTGTGGAATCAGCCAGACTAGACGGGTCCTTTCTGGACCCAGAAGAGTTATCTTTATGGACTCAGCGTTGTTTCTgccttttgggaaatgcaaattctTCCTTTATTCACGAGAGACGTAAAGGTCTACTTATTAAACTTGATCCCAAACTCGTCAAATTGGCAACCGTTCAACCTCAGTTCCAATCGGATGGACAGCTTTTTggagactcctttatcaaggaCCTCGGCAAATATGTTGCTACTTTCACCTCGTTAACCAAAGCCCAACAgtccatgagaaaaatgtttcaccagcgggtttttgccagggccagtaGAGGCAGGGGTCGCTTTACTGGCCGCGGATTCaccaatcaaggctccagaggttATTACAGCTCATATCAGCAAGACTTtagacctcagttctacccccaacgtggcagaggATACCGTGCCAGGTCGACCAGACATTCCAGAGCCACCAACCCAACAGGTAAGCCTCTTTGTCGATTCTTTCCCGACAGGAGGtcgtatttcccattttctgtcaaattggcaTGCAATAACAAAAGATGCTTGGGTGTTAAACACAGTTCTAGGTtacaaaatagaactttattctACTCCTGTCCAAACttttttccaacctcctccccAATTTTCTACAGAAATGGTTCATCTAATTTCCCTAGAGGTAgacacattgttacgcaaacaagcgATTGCGCCCACTCTTCCCCTTCCTTCAGGTtttatcagcccaatttttcttgtccaaaagaaaaacaaaaagatgcgtccagtcatcaatct
This window encodes:
- the LOC138248588 gene encoding uncharacterized protein — its product is MGTHMESESFSRMPEDAVPHKAPAKEYNNMAPKSSLKRKSKERNVLPVISPVIQDTDEDMPDVDSDSYLSDKDDDESFSIPPKKPKITSATPSLFDSEGFPMFDPSQIHHPNSTEWFPADHVGRYVAQKLFSPLDKQTRSKLKSECPRPVLSNKATITPTIDEQMLTFFTKQGKDPRKGVDKAWSSCQDKLLDITGPLTRIFDLVESARLDGSFLDPEELSLWTQRCFCLLGNANSSFIHERRKGLLIKLDPKLVKLATVQPQFQSDGQLFGDSFIKDLGKYVATFTSLTKAQQSMRKMFHQRVFARASRGRGRFTGRGFTNQGSRGYYSSYQQDFRPQFYPQRGRGYRARSTRHSRATNPTVPASTTQTTS